One Methylobacterium oryzae DNA window includes the following coding sequences:
- a CDS encoding flagellin: MSSITLSAATRQNLLSLQDTAQLMATTQNRLATGKTVNSALDNPTNFFTSQALDGRSSSLNSLLDGISNGIQSIQAANQGITSIQKLVDQAKSIANQALSTQLSTTGTAANAYSASTASSTVLLTINGSSVSATVAASSSVNATVAALNAAVSSASTSSSGAFGAGAIFSVDSTGTKIVLNAQADVEFQNSGSQTALGFTASATTASTYGTAASTVVSSDLSISGVTQRASLANQYNNLLNQITQLASDASYNGVNLIAGKGNDMNIKFNDTGSSNLNVASVDATSSGLGLSSITNSNSSTSQNGLGNFLLNADVNKTLAVLTTAGAALNSAASTLGSNLSVVQNRQDFSKQLINVLQTGSANLTNADLNQEAANSQALSTRQSMGISALSLANSAQQGVLQLLR, translated from the coding sequence ATGTCCTCCATCACCCTGTCGGCCGCGACGCGCCAGAACCTGCTCTCGCTGCAGGACACCGCCCAGCTGATGGCGACCACCCAGAACCGGCTCGCGACCGGCAAGACCGTCAACTCCGCCCTCGACAACCCGACCAACTTCTTCACCTCCCAGGCCCTCGACGGACGCTCCTCGAGCCTGAACTCCCTCCTCGACGGCATCTCCAACGGCATCCAGTCGATCCAGGCCGCCAACCAGGGCATCACCTCGATCCAGAAGCTCGTGGACCAGGCCAAGTCGATCGCCAACCAGGCGCTCTCGACCCAGCTCTCCACCACCGGCACCGCCGCCAACGCCTACAGCGCCAGCACCGCCTCCTCGACCGTGCTCCTGACCATCAACGGCAGCTCGGTCTCGGCCACGGTCGCCGCCTCCTCGAGCGTCAACGCCACGGTCGCCGCCCTCAACGCCGCGGTCAGCTCGGCCTCGACCTCGTCGAGCGGCGCCTTCGGCGCCGGCGCGATCTTCTCGGTCGACAGCACCGGCACCAAGATCGTCCTGAACGCCCAGGCGGACGTGGAATTCCAGAACTCCGGCAGCCAGACGGCGCTCGGCTTCACCGCCTCGGCCACCACCGCCTCGACCTACGGCACCGCCGCCAGCACCGTGGTGTCCAGCGACCTGTCGATCTCGGGCGTGACGCAGCGCGCCTCGCTGGCCAATCAGTACAACAACCTGCTCAACCAGATCACGCAGCTCGCCAGCGACGCCAGCTACAACGGCGTCAACCTCATTGCCGGCAAGGGCAATGACATGAACATCAAGTTCAACGACACCGGCAGCTCGAACCTGAACGTCGCCTCGGTCGACGCGACCTCCAGCGGCCTGGGCCTGTCGTCGATCACCAACTCGAACAGCTCGACCAGCCAGAACGGCCTCGGCAACTTCCTGCTGAACGCCGACGTCAACAAGACCCTGGCGGTCCTGACCACGGCCGGCGCGGCCCTGAACTCCGCGGCGAGCACGCTGGGCTCGAACCTATCGGTGGTTCAGAACCGCCAGGACTTCTCCAAGCAGCTGATCAACGTGCTGCAGACGGGCTCGGCCAACCTGACCAACGCCGACCTGAACCAGGAGGCGGCGAACTCGCAGGCGCTGTCGACCCGCCAGTCGATGGGCATCTCGGCCCTGTCGCTGGCCAACTCAGCCCAGCAGGGCGTCCTCCAGCTCCTGCGGTAA
- a CDS encoding lipase family protein has protein sequence MLSSSIDHMVRGYLSFTPFKLRDLHPAPVARRHVFFIHGFDARSGIRFPAFFKRELHRHATRFGAMPRAVSEIRTDPDGLTRSWTVDAPADGDGAAVRCETLIWSDIVHADLARPVSRKLALLARSVAAGLAQGLVFKTSRFGWPYTVLTAFPFFVAFVAPALLIALGTAIYAAVSPSALTETVGVALLLAAAALALLYGAKKVLGRLFFWHILSIRIFFWQHATGRRPDYADRVAAFRDRVLAELAHWRANPADAPDEVMIVGHSLGAAMAVEVAAQVLARLGTDDRGHPRLSLVTLGSGLPFVALQHEARALRDDIATLVFSDRIVWCDYQAPQDWLNCYGFNPIFDLGFGRPAFLACNPLIRSAGVKDRIPEDDYKRLRLKPFHMHFQFLKANFRPGEYDFFEMILGRQSLLDRALRPVCRRAVPPAQGA, from the coding sequence GTGCTCTCGTCCTCGATCGATCACATGGTCCGCGGCTACTTATCGTTCACGCCCTTCAAGTTGAGAGACCTTCATCCGGCACCGGTGGCGCGGCGACATGTCTTTTTCATTCACGGATTCGACGCCCGCAGCGGCATCCGCTTCCCCGCCTTCTTCAAGCGGGAGCTTCACCGTCACGCGACCCGGTTCGGGGCGATGCCGCGCGCGGTCTCGGAGATCCGGACCGATCCGGATGGTCTGACCCGGAGCTGGACGGTCGACGCACCCGCCGACGGCGACGGTGCGGCGGTCCGCTGCGAGACCCTGATCTGGAGCGATATCGTCCATGCGGATCTCGCGCGTCCCGTGTCGCGCAAGCTGGCTCTGCTGGCGCGGAGCGTCGCGGCGGGGCTCGCACAGGGATTGGTCTTCAAGACGTCCCGGTTCGGATGGCCCTACACGGTGCTGACCGCCTTCCCGTTCTTCGTCGCCTTCGTGGCCCCGGCGCTCCTGATCGCGCTCGGCACCGCGATCTACGCTGCCGTCAGCCCGTCGGCGCTGACGGAAACGGTCGGCGTGGCGCTGCTTCTCGCGGCCGCGGCGCTCGCGCTCCTGTACGGCGCCAAGAAGGTGCTCGGGCGCCTGTTCTTCTGGCACATCCTGAGCATCCGGATCTTCTTCTGGCAGCACGCGACCGGTCGGCGGCCGGATTACGCGGACCGGGTCGCGGCCTTCCGGGACCGTGTCCTGGCCGAACTGGCCCACTGGCGCGCGAACCCGGCGGACGCGCCCGACGAGGTCATGATCGTCGGCCATTCCCTCGGCGCAGCCATGGCGGTCGAGGTTGCCGCGCAGGTCCTCGCGCGCCTCGGGACCGACGATCGAGGGCATCCGCGCCTGTCGCTCGTCACGCTCGGCTCGGGGCTGCCCTTCGTGGCGCTCCAGCACGAGGCCCGCGCGCTGCGCGACGACATCGCGACCCTCGTCTTCAGCGACCGCATCGTCTGGTGCGACTACCAAGCCCCCCAGGATTGGCTCAACTGCTACGGCTTCAATCCGATCTTCGATCTCGGATTCGGACGACCCGCCTTCCTGGCCTGCAACCCGCTCATCCGTTCCGCCGGGGTCAAGGACAGGATACCCGAGGACGACTACAAGCGTCTGCGCCTCAAGCCTTTCCACATGCACTTCCAGTTCCTGAAAGCCAATTTCAGGCCGGGGGAGTACGATTTCTTCGAGATGATCCTCGGGCGGCAATCGCTGCTCGACCGCGCCCTGCGGCCGGTCTGCCGCCGCGCGGTCCCGCCCGCGCAGGGCGCGTGA
- a CDS encoding SGNH/GDSL hydrolase family protein — translation MRALRSGALRRHKIGHIQAVFDAAPSGCVVLAGDSHAAHMPRPVVSRPVLNAGLAGATARSYRRALDLLRAPLPAFLAVLFVGTNDIRSPSALGRSATADFSDHADRIVDRFQAFALDTLVSALPPTPGSWVTERDPAAVEVYSDLLRAVCARRGVSFFDPFAALRGARFGLAEDEAFVEGTHLRDYAAVAARVAGQIRDRYGLDHYLESPLPGFDEAYYRSWYADTCQYPHGPARHYLDLGWREGRDPSGHFSTDGYLDANPDVRVAGVNPLVHFLEVGFAQGRTGWQKARTHPTRYRGVDPDT, via the coding sequence GTGAGGGCGCTCCGCAGCGGCGCCCTCCGCCGTCACAAGATCGGCCATATCCAGGCCGTCTTCGACGCTGCGCCGAGCGGCTGCGTCGTGCTCGCCGGCGACTCGCACGCGGCTCACATGCCGCGGCCGGTCGTTTCCCGTCCCGTGCTGAATGCCGGGCTCGCGGGCGCGACGGCCCGCTCCTACCGCCGGGCCCTCGACCTGCTGCGTGCGCCCCTGCCGGCCTTCCTGGCGGTCCTGTTCGTCGGGACCAACGACATCCGCTCGCCGTCGGCGCTCGGGCGATCGGCGACGGCCGATTTCTCCGACCACGCGGATCGCATCGTCGACCGCTTCCAGGCCTTCGCCCTCGACACGCTGGTCTCGGCGCTGCCGCCCACGCCGGGCTCGTGGGTTACCGAGCGCGATCCCGCCGCGGTCGAGGTCTATTCCGATCTCCTCCGCGCCGTCTGCGCACGCCGGGGGGTCTCGTTCTTCGACCCGTTCGCGGCGCTGCGCGGAGCGCGCTTCGGTCTCGCCGAGGACGAGGCCTTCGTCGAAGGGACGCATCTGCGGGATTACGCGGCCGTCGCCGCGCGCGTCGCCGGCCAGATCCGCGACCGGTACGGTCTCGATCATTATCTGGAGAGCCCGCTCCCGGGCTTCGATGAGGCCTATTACAGGAGCTGGTACGCCGACACGTGCCAGTATCCCCACGGTCCGGCGCGACACTACCTCGATCTCGGCTGGCGCGAGGGCCGTGACCCGAGCGGGCATTTCAGCACCGACGGGTATCTCGACGCGAACCCGGATGTTCGCGTGGCCGGGGTCAACCCGCTCGTCCACTTCCTGGAGGTCGGCTTCGCGCAGGGGCGGACCGGCTGGCAGAAGGCGCGCACGCATCCGACGCGCTATCGCGGCGTCGACCCGGACACCTGA
- a CDS encoding methyl-accepting chemotaxis protein, producing MPQTLGLNRILGGAIGVIALVSVLTSGAVLITADQLRDATDARSRSNQLIRALDGFRAAMLNQETGLRGYLITGRDGSLEPYRTGRQTLDEAIDRLRTLIGHDPERTRLLADAVAAARSWQTEVGEVVVRIAADPAKRDEAVKIEADGQGKRLFDTFREKLAAIEGLEGAVRAALAERVARSERNEGLALWGGTLITLLICLGIGVAINRLVVRPLVAVMGFVGRVGEGDLSSTLDVRAGGEVGRLSTTLNTMVSGLSDLARTNRAATADLNAAAAEIRASAQEQAASVEQQFAAVQETAATVDEITHSGAQISKRATEVIATAQATAQTSRQGLRAVSDTAKAMDAIREQAEAVAGNIVSLSEKTQTIGDIIETVNDISERTHLLALNAAIEAAAAGESGRSFSVVASEMKLLADQAKAATGQVRGILGEIQRGINTSVMLTEEAVKRAAAGKTRSDTTQRTIEEITARVEENVQTFQQIVASTNQQQLGIEQVMGALQNIRQASQQTAAGTRQVEAASANLTELAQALMALAERYRH from the coding sequence ATGCCGCAAACGCTGGGCCTCAACCGCATCCTGGGCGGTGCGATCGGTGTCATCGCCCTGGTGTCGGTCCTGACCAGCGGCGCGGTCCTGATCACGGCCGATCAGCTGCGGGACGCGACCGATGCCCGGAGCCGGTCCAACCAGCTGATCCGCGCCCTCGACGGCTTCCGCGCGGCCATGCTCAATCAGGAGACCGGACTGCGCGGCTACCTGATCACGGGCCGCGACGGCAGCCTGGAGCCCTACCGCACGGGGCGCCAGACACTGGACGAGGCGATCGACAGGCTCAGGACCCTGATCGGCCACGATCCCGAGCGGACGCGCCTCTTGGCCGACGCGGTGGCCGCGGCCCGCAGCTGGCAGACCGAGGTCGGCGAGGTCGTCGTGCGAATCGCGGCCGATCCGGCGAAGCGTGACGAGGCGGTCAAGATCGAGGCGGACGGTCAGGGCAAGCGGCTGTTCGACACCTTCCGCGAGAAGCTCGCGGCCATCGAGGGTCTCGAAGGAGCGGTTCGGGCCGCGCTGGCCGAGCGCGTCGCGCGGAGCGAGCGCAACGAGGGCCTCGCCCTCTGGGGCGGAACGCTGATCACGCTGCTGATCTGCCTGGGCATCGGGGTCGCCATCAACCGCCTCGTCGTCAGGCCTCTCGTGGCGGTGATGGGCTTCGTGGGACGGGTCGGCGAGGGCGACCTGTCGAGCACGCTCGATGTCCGCGCCGGCGGCGAAGTGGGCCGTCTGAGCACGACGCTGAACACGATGGTCTCGGGTCTGTCGGACTTGGCGCGGACGAACCGGGCGGCGACGGCGGACCTGAACGCGGCCGCGGCCGAGATCCGCGCCTCGGCGCAGGAGCAGGCGGCCTCGGTCGAGCAGCAGTTCGCCGCCGTGCAGGAGACGGCCGCCACGGTCGACGAGATCACCCATTCGGGGGCGCAGATCTCCAAGCGCGCCACCGAGGTGATCGCCACCGCCCAGGCGACCGCCCAGACCTCGCGCCAGGGGCTGCGCGCGGTGTCCGACACCGCCAAGGCCATGGACGCGATCCGCGAGCAGGCGGAGGCGGTGGCCGGCAACATCGTCAGCCTGTCGGAGAAGACCCAGACGATCGGCGACATCATCGAGACGGTCAACGACATCTCGGAGCGCACGCACCTGCTGGCGCTGAACGCCGCCATCGAGGCGGCCGCGGCCGGCGAGAGCGGGCGCAGCTTCTCGGTGGTGGCCTCGGAGATGAAGCTCCTGGCCGACCAGGCCAAGGCGGCCACGGGGCAGGTGCGGGGGATCCTGGGCGAGATCCAGCGGGGCATCAACACGTCGGTGATGCTGACCGAGGAGGCGGTCAAGCGTGCGGCGGCGGGCAAGACGCGCTCGGACACGACGCAGCGCACGATCGAGGAGATCACCGCGCGGGTGGAGGAGAACGTGCAGACGTTCCAGCAGATCGTGGCCTCGACCAACCAGCAGCAGCTGGGCATCGAGCAGGTGATGGGGGCGCTGCAGAACATCCGCCAGGCCAGCCAGCAGACCGCGGCCGGCACGCGGCAGGTCGAGGCCGCCTCCGCCAACCTCACCGAGCTCGCCCAGGCCCTCATGGCCCTGGCCGAACGATACCGGCACTGA